AGATGGCTTGCCTTCGAGGCACCGCTTCCGCTTGTCTGACGATACCAACACTGCATTTGACGACGACCTCGACCATGCTTGGGCGACGGCAGCGCCGCCTCCAGCTTCGACCTTTGCGGCGCTGGGCCGGTCACCTTCTCGTCGAGTGTAGGCACAGCGCGCACCTCGCGGCGTCCGCCACTCACCTCGATGGTGCCAGTGTCCAGGTGGGCCCAGTGCCGACAGCCACGGCCAATCTGGCGGGGTGTCAAGTACTGCGTGTCAAGCGCTCTGCGTTGACAACCATCGCGTCGAGGGAAGTGGCACGGCCGAAGATCGGCGTCGGAGTGCCAGACATCGATCAAGAACGATTCCGCTGACACCTGGGGCAGAAGTGCGATGACCGGCCGTCGAACGGTTCACGACGGATCGGGGTTCCGCAGCGGTGACACCCCTCCCCTCGCGGCCGTAGGCGTCCAGTCCGCGGTCGAAGTAGCCCGACTCGCCGTTGACGTTGACGTACAGGGAGTCGAACGACGTGCCGCCCTGTTCGAGCGCCTCGGACATGACGTCGCGGGCGCAGCGCAGCAGCTCGACGGCCTTCCTGGGCCCGAGTTCGGTGGCGGGCAGCGCGTAGTGGACGCGGGCCCGCCACAGCGCCTCGTCCGCGTAGATGTTGCCGATGCCGCTGACCAGCGACTGGTCCAGGATCGCCCGCTTCA
The DNA window shown above is from Tessaracoccus defluvii and carries:
- a CDS encoding zinc finger domain-containing protein, giving the protein MRREPFDGRSSHFCPRCQRNRS